The DNA region CGTCGGCCAGCACCTGCTGCGCTTCGATCAGCCCGCTCTTGTGGCCGCGCGGCAAGTCGACCTGGGTCGTGTCGCCGGTGACCACCGCCTTCGAGCCGAAGCCGATCCGCGTGAGGAACATCTTCATCTGTTCGGGCGTGGTGTTCTGCGCCTCGTCGAGGATGATGAACGCGTGGTTCAGCGTGCGGCCGCGCATGTACGCGAGCGGCGCGATTTCGATCATCTGCCGCTCGAACATCTTGGCGGTCTTGTCGAAGCCGAGCAGATCGTACAGCGCGTCGTACAAAGGACGCAGATACGGATCGACCTTTTGCGCCAGATCGCCCGGCAGGAAGCCGAGGCGCTCGCCCGCTTCCACAGCCGGACGCGTCAGCACGATGCGTTTGACCTGATCGCGCTCCAGCGCGTCCACCGCGCAGGCCACCGCCAGATAGGTCTTGCCGGTGCCGGCCGGGCCGATGCCGAAGGTCACGTCGTGCGAGATGATCTGCTTCAGATACTCGCGCTGCGCCGGCGTGCGGCCGCGCAGATCCGCGCGCCGCGTGTACAGCTTCGGGCCGAGTTCTTCGACGTCGTCGTCCACGGCGTCGGCGGGCTGGTCGAACGGATGATCCGGATTGCCCGGGAAACGCGGGTCTATCGCTTCCGTGCCGTGTCCGTTGCCGTTCGCGCGATGCCGCGCGGGCTGACGGACTTCAACGAGCGCAAGCTGGATGTCGTCGACCGACAGCGGCTTCTGTGAGTTGTCGTAGAACTTTTCGAGCGCGGTGAGCGCGAGTTTCGCGCCGCGTCCACGAATCGTAATGCGGTGGCCACGGCGTTGCAGCGTCACGTCGAGCGCCTGCTCGATCTGGCGCAGATTTTCGTCGAGCGGGCCGCAGAGGTTGGCGAGCCGCGCGTTGTCTTCACGCGGTGCGGTGAATTCCAGATGCTGCTGAGTGGTCTTCAAGGCGGTGGTTCGATCCTGTCGGTTTCGATACGCGGGTTGCTTCGCGGATTTGCGTCGCGGGTTGGCGTCGCTCAGTGGGTCGTGGCCGGTGCGTCGTCATGCACCAGCACGAGCTCGCCACGTAGCGAATGTGGGTACGCTTTGACGATTTTCACGTCCACCATCTGGCCGATCAGCCGTGCGTGCGACGCGACCGGCGCCGGGAAATTCACCACCCGGTTGTTCTCGGTGCGGCCCGCGAGTTCGTTCGGGTCCTTGCGCGCCGGGCGCTCGACCAGAATGCGCTCGATCTTGCCGACCATCGAATCGCTAATGCGCTGCACGTTTTCCTCGATGGTGGCCTGCAAATGCTGCAGACGCTTGAGCTTCACCTCACGCGGCGTGTCGTCGTGCAGATTCGCGGCCGGCGTGCCGGGGCGCGGGCTGTAGATGAACGAGAAGCTGGTGTCGTACTTCATCTCGTGCACGAGCGCCATCATCTTGTCGAAGTCTTCTTCCGTCTCACCGGGGAAGCCGACGATCATATCGGTGGAGAGCGACAGGTCGGGGCGGATCGCGCGCAGCTTGCGGATCACCGACTTGTATTCGAGCACCGTGTAGCCGCGCTTCATGGCCATCAGAATGCGGTCCGAGCCGTGCTGCACCGGCAGATGCAGGTGGCTGACGAGCTTCGGCACCTTCGCGTAGGTGTCGATCAGGCGCTGCGTGAATTCTTTCGGATGCGACGTGGTGTAGCGAATCCGTTCAATACCGGGAATATCCGCGACGTATTCGATCAGCGTGGCGAAGTCGGCGATTTCCGACGAATCGAGCGTGAGACCGGCGCGGTAAGCGTTCACGTTCTGGCCGAGCAGCGTGACTTCACGCACGCCCTGATCGGCGAGACCGGCGATTTCGGTCAGCACGTCGTCGAGCGGGCGCGACACTTCTTCGCCGCGCGTGTACGGCACGACGCAGTAGCTGCAGTACTTGCTGCAGCCTTCCATGATCGACACGAACGCGCTCGGTCCGTCCACACGCGCAGGCGGCAGGTGATCGAATTTTTCGATTTCCGGGAACGAGATGTCCACTTGCGCGCGGCCGCTTTCGCGGCGCTTGTCGATCATTTGCGGCAGACGGTGCAGCGTTTGCGGGCCGAACACCAGATCGACATAGGGTGCGCGCGCAACGATCGT from Paraburkholderia aromaticivorans includes:
- a CDS encoding PhoH family protein; amino-acid sequence: MKTTQQHLEFTAPREDNARLANLCGPLDENLRQIEQALDVTLQRRGHRITIRGRGAKLALTALEKFYDNSQKPLSVDDIQLALVEVRQPARHRANGNGHGTEAIDPRFPGNPDHPFDQPADAVDDDVEELGPKLYTRRADLRGRTPAQREYLKQIISHDVTFGIGPAGTGKTYLAVACAVDALERDQVKRIVLTRPAVEAGERLGFLPGDLAQKVDPYLRPLYDALYDLLGFDKTAKMFERQMIEIAPLAYMRGRTLNHAFIILDEAQNTTPEQMKMFLTRIGFGSKAVVTGDTTQVDLPRGHKSGLIEAQQVLADVRGIALTRFTSADVVRHPLVARIVEAYDAHSQKTASPADSR
- the miaB gene encoding tRNA (N6-isopentenyl adenosine(37)-C2)-methylthiotransferase MiaB; amino-acid sequence: MTKKVYVKTFGCQMNEYDSDKMVDVLGAAEGLVKTDTPEDADVILFNTCSVREKAQEKVFSDLGRVRELKEANPNLIIGVGGCVASQEGATIVARAPYVDLVFGPQTLHRLPQMIDKRRESGRAQVDISFPEIEKFDHLPPARVDGPSAFVSIMEGCSKYCSYCVVPYTRGEEVSRPLDDVLTEIAGLADQGVREVTLLGQNVNAYRAGLTLDSSEIADFATLIEYVADIPGIERIRYTTSHPKEFTQRLIDTYAKVPKLVSHLHLPVQHGSDRILMAMKRGYTVLEYKSVIRKLRAIRPDLSLSTDMIVGFPGETEEDFDKMMALVHEMKYDTSFSFIYSPRPGTPAANLHDDTPREVKLKRLQHLQATIEENVQRISDSMVGKIERILVERPARKDPNELAGRTENNRVVNFPAPVASHARLIGQMVDVKIVKAYPHSLRGELVLVHDDAPATTH